In the genome of Ammospiza nelsoni isolate bAmmNel1 chromosome 7, bAmmNel1.pri, whole genome shotgun sequence, one region contains:
- the DYTN gene encoding LOW QUALITY PROTEIN: dystrotelin (The sequence of the model RefSeq protein was modified relative to this genomic sequence to represent the inferred CDS: substituted 1 base at 1 genomic stop codon), translating to MPNAICXFQMDPDLQEAFSDVESSVYRTALKLRSVQSLCQLDLIDVSLIQHILSSEQSQREERISLNRQQISRMLMKLFQRARSEKPGQVDPRAAEFTLGLLIAMYDRSGTGYVRTRSAAAALISLSGDTLLAKYRAFFQFYAIPDGKETLITQSALRSLLTDLNQVPAIVGEGCTLSCVEIAIHDCFYGVLNAAIVEEKFLSWLRSEPAVLLWLPTCYRLSATEMVSHQARCRVCKVFPITGIRYRCLKCLNFDLCQACFFTGRLCKPHKRSHPVVEHCVQMSAKANTKHFVHTIRNNLFQECCRRKEAQRRRALESVERHFPAHKNTFPPVEFSASPLLGPENVDPVDNCVPESPRFIPENRAVMQKSESNKMTPEQGKTIAQAIASFEADVLKMHESIKSIRSDSRYMKKQFNKWKDKMQFLHNCQEEKSCKIEAKLQSLRVSHKNLQMMLQHMKTMLQSSEHPFAQCHNTMPRNPHVVLERRMQSELNPAQIRPIFRTCAEWKSLNPPNSVNRMQLLQTPEVPTAVDFRFSDDPLESVSLQNDKPFMGQHKQAKEKQTYLPKLTENSLGGMGNTVLIPTAMQIPPDEKEVRKELEVLMMKLKDTLSLQTQPAQQTALHQEFFSTAEHVCRSFSDLIHQVISPACK from the exons ATGCCTAATGCCATCTGTTAATTTCAAATGGATCCAGACTTGCAGG aGGCCTTCAGTGATGTTGAGAGCTCCGTATACAGAACAGCCCTAAAACTACGCTCAGTACAAAGTCTTTGCCAGT TGGATTTGATTGACGTTTCTCTGATTCAGCACATCCTATCAAGTGAACAAAGCCAGAGGGAAGAGCGGATATCTCTGAACAGGCAGCAAATCTCTAGAATGCTGATGAAGCTCTTCCAAAGGGCAAGGTCAGAAAAACCAGGCCAAGTAGATCCAAGAGCTGCTGAATTCACATTGGGCCTGCTGATTGCCATGTATGACAG ATCTGGAACGGGGTATGTCAGAACTagatctgctgcagctgctctaaTTTCCCTTTCAGGAGATACTCTACTGGCTAAATACAGAG cTTTCTTCCAGTTTTATGCTATCCCTGATGGGAAGGAGACTTTGATTACCCAAAGTGCCCTGAGAAGCCTTCTAACAGACTTAAATCAG GTCCCAGCCATTGTGGGAGAAGGCTGCACTCTGTCTTGTGTGGAAATTGCGATTCATGACTGTTTCTATGGG GTTCTGAATGCAGCCATTGTTGAAGAAAAATTCCTGTCTTGGCTGAGATCAGAGCCTGCTGTCCTCCTGTGGCTCCCTACATGTTACAGATTATCAGCCACGGAAATGGTTTCTCACCAAGCTAGATGCAGAGTCTGCAAAGTTTTCCCCATTACAGGCATCAG GTATCGCTGTTTAAAGTGCCTCAATTTTGACCTTTGCCAAGCTTGCTTTTTCACTGGCCGTCTCTGCAAACCACATAAGAGATCACATCCTGTTGTGGAACACTGTGTGCAG ATGTCAGCAAAGGCGAACACAAAGCACTTTGTCCACACCATCAGGAACAACCTGTTCCAAGAgtgctgcagaagaaaagaggCTCAGAGAAGGAGGGCTCTGGAGTCAGTGGAGAGGCACTTCCCTGCTCACAAAAACACTTT TCCTCCTGTGGAATTCAGTGCTTCACCACTACTTGGTCCTGAAAATGTGGACCCAGTGGACAACTGTGTCCCAGAGTCACCCAGGTTCATACCTGAAAACAGGGCTGTAATGCAGAAGAGTGAGAGTAACAAGATGACACCAGAGCAAGGCAAGACAATAGCTCAG gCAATAGCCTCTTTTGAAGCAGATGTGTTAAAAATGCATGAATCCATTAAAAGCATTCGCAGTGACAGCAG GTACATGAAAAAGCAGTTCAACAAATGGAAGGacaaaatgcaatttcttcATAActgccaggaagaaaaaagctgcaaaataGAGGCGAAACTGCAAAGCCTGAGAGTAAGCCATAAAAACCTGCAAATGATGCTGCAGCACATGAAG ACCATGTTGCAGTCATCAGAGCATCCTTTTGCACAGTGTCATAATACAATGCCAAGAAATCCACATGTTGTGTTGGAAAGGAGAATGCAGAGTGAATTAAATCCTGCCCAAATAAGGCCTATTTTCAGAACATGTGCAGAATGGAAATCTTTGAATCCCCCAAACTCTGTGAATAGAATGCAGCTTTTACAGACACCCGAGGTTCCCACTGCAGTGGACTTCAGATTCTCAGATGACCCACTGGAGTCAGTGTCCCTGCAGAATGACAAACCCTTTATGGGACAGCATAAACaagcaaaagagaaacaaacataTCTGCCTAAACTGACAGAAAACTCTCTTGGTGGAATGGGGAATACAGTTCTTATTCCCACTGCAATGCAGATACCACCTGATGAGAAGGAAGTGAGAAAGGAATTGGAAGTGCTAATGATGAAACTGAAGGACACATTGTCTCTCCAGACTCAACCAG cCCAACAAACTGCTTTGCACCAGGAGTTCTTCTCTACAGCTGAGCATGTTTGCAGGTCCTTTTCTGACCTCATCCACCAGGTCATTTCACCAGCTTGTAAGTGA
- the FAM237A gene encoding protein FAM237A, with translation MDLGSRRRIPCTMRLTCSLLLMAVFCVTPLLCHSQVDPLALGRADPQCWESSSAVLLEMRKPRISDSVSGFWDFMIFLKSSENLKHGALFWDLAQLFWDIYVDCVLSRTHGLGRRQLSEAVRSPKMATLHSQFTGRNQGMFSHIQRSPVLKKKDSFEDLISIHIHKSRSILLGRVIGKLGKKRKLHI, from the exons ATGGATCTTGGAAGCAGAAGAAGAATCCCCTGCACCATGAGACTCAcctgctctctcctgctcaTGGCAGTGTTCTGTGTGacacctctgctctgccacagccaaGTTGATCCACTGGCTCTTGGGCGGGCAGacccccagtgctgggaatcCTCCTCAGCTGTTTTACTGGAGATGAGGAAGCCTCGCatttctgactctgtcagtggcTTTTGGGACTTCATGATCTTTCTGAAATCCTCAGAGAACTTAAAACATGGGGCTTTGTTCTGGGACCTGGCTCAGCTCTTCTGGGATATCTATGTGGACTGCGTGCTCTCCAGAACCCATGGGCTGGGGAGAAGGCAGCTGTCAGAAGCTGTCAGAAGCCCCAAGATGGCTACTCTACATTCTCAGTTCACAGGGAGAAACCAAG GGATGTTTTCTCATATTCAGAGGTCACCAGTTCTGAAGAAGAAAGACTCATTTGAAGATTTAATAAGTATCCATATACATAAGAGTAGATCTATATTACTCGGAAGAGTCATTGGAAAGctaggaaaaaagaggaaattacaCATTTAG